The DNA window CGCATAGACACGTTCTATTGTTGGAAAGCTATTAATTACGTCAATCCATTGTAATGCTTTTTCGGATGTCTTTGAATTAATGAGAAGTTTGGCTAAACTGTTACAGTAGATACCATGAGTACGTTCATCTTTAAACACACATTCTGCAACCTTTTGTGCGACATGGGATGCATCAAGACCATCGGCTTTAATCATTTGATATCTACCCAAGAAGCCATAAGGAATAATGTCTTTTTTTATAGGAATACATAATTTGTTTTGTCCCAATGCTATTCCAACCTCTTGATCACACCAACTACTATATCTAAATCTTTTTACTAATATGGCGCAAAGAGCGTTCATTGAAAATAGAGCATCAGTTAGAATCGAGGACCATTCTTTAGATGGTTCTATGTCTTCGTGGGCTACAAAGCCGTGAATCCCCCATTTCTCTAAGCAGACTTTAAGATTCTTCGCCGAGACTTTATTTTCTGAGATATGACTTATGAAAAGACGAAAATAATCCAGACCCCATATAGGTTCTGTTGTAGGTGTATAAACGGTAGCATCATCGTATGGTACAATGATTATTTTGTTAATTACAAGCGACTCATTGCTCTTAAGAGCATTATTGAATGCATCAGTAATATCTTCTATAATTATATTTTCGTCATCACCTTTTATTTGAAGATATTGTTCTACCGAAACCTTTAATTCGATGGTAAAGTAGTCAATTCCACCGTTCCAATTATCGTGATTATCAAAAATTTCATATAGATTCTCCTCTATAAATAGTTCAAAAGCCTTTTGATTCTGATATTTCAGAAAATTGTGGACGGTTCTATAATATGTCTTGAATACATCTAACATAATAGAGTTTACATAAATGTTTGCATGTCGAGGACTTTTAAGTTGCCTGTCTTATCAAACATGAAGTTACCTTCATTCAAGTCAATTCGTCCTTCGGGACATATACTAAACAATTCATCATATGCGTTTTCTATGAATTCAAAGAAAACAGATACATTATGTATCCGTGTGGATATTTGTTTATTTGAGAATTTTATGAACGTGTCCTCATCGTCATTGATATGCGATATATAATTTTTACACAGCATTATGCAACGATTGATTTTAGCGAGTTCTTTGTTCTTGTATATTGACCATAGATCGCTCCAAGTTAGAAATTTGCAGAGTGAGCTATCTGGAAAAAGAGAAAACCATGCATGTCTAAAGTCGTTAAAAGCATCATTAACCCATTTTTGTTCTGATGATTTATATAGTTGTTCCATAATAATCCATGTGTACATTCGCTCCTCACTGACGGAGTAAAAGTCTCCCATAGATTCAATATTACATAGATATTTACAATGATGACCTTGAAGAGCGTTGCATACAAACACCTCTTGTGAATCAGAGGTTAATTTCAGTGCTTTGCCTTCAGGTAGAGCAAAGGCAACCCCGTGATTACCAGTCCCAAGTAATCCTATAAACTTAATATGAGGATATTTGAGAGAAAGTTCCTGTTTTAATTTATCGATTTTCTCTTTTTTCATTTTTACAAGTTTTCATCTATATCTCTATCAGCATCATCTATGTAATCGTCATCTTCATATTCATCATTACATTCATCGTCGACCCAATTTTCAGACAATTTGATAGTTTGGCTCTTGGTTGAACAGATAGAGGCAACTGAGAGACTTGCATGACTATAGGCAAGTCTGCAATCTGACCTGAAAGTATACAAGCCCCTACGGGAAGTATTGGCAATGATTCAATCGAAATCTTATCTAAATAAGCAACAGCCTTCTCTATCATCTCCACATCTCTATTGTTGACAAGACGATGGATTAGGTAATTATGCAACTGAGAAACAATGGTAGGAGATATATCCGATGGGCGTTGGCTTGATATTGTTAAGAAAACTCCAAATTTGCGTCCTTCTTTAATAATTTCTTCATAAGTCTCAAGTCTATAATCTTTCCAACTCTCTGTTTCTCGCTTAGATTGAGTAGAAAGGATATTATGGGCTTCATCTATAATAATGTTCAAAAATCGCAAACTCCCCTTTGTCTTAACTTTATGTTTGCGATATAATGACATCGAAATCATTAAAGGAATTAGTTTTTTTAATTCAATCTTTAAATCATTGAGATTTATGATTGAAATATTGTTCCCTTTAAAGATATCCGTATCATTGCTAACATCAAATACATTAGGCATGTCTGCAATGAATGATTCAAGTCGCCTAACAACGGGAGCAATATGCTCATTATTAGCTCTATTCTCAACAACGTCCATTATTAAACGAAGGTAAAGAAATGCGACAAATCGTTCAAGTGGATTATTTGGAATCTTGTATTCCTCCAACATGGAGCTAAGCACTAACCGATTGATATTTTCATCGTAGTTGTCTGAATCAAGAAAAATCTTTGTTCCTATAATATGTATTGAACCAGTATTATATAGATCAATGCCATCAAAAACAGATTTATCTGCCCAATCTTCAGTCAAGCCGTTTATCAGTATTTGGTTGATTAAGTCGAGTAGATATCGTTCTCTTTGAACATCTTTAAGTAATATGATATCTCTGATAAATTTCTTTTAAGTACATGACAAAAATTTGAAAACATCGAATTTAGTAGTATAAGCCGGACGCAGAAGTATGGTCGCAATCTCCTCCAAACCATACTTGACAAGCGACTTTGCCTTTCTTCCATGTTTCAGAATCCTTATCGGTTTAATATTTATATCTTTATGTTCACCAACGAGATACGCCCATACAAGAGCCATGCAGACCATCGCCGTAAGACGAGCGATGCGGTTGATGTCGCGCAGGTGGGTGTCCTCGATGTTGAAGCCGGAGGATTTCATAGCTCTGAAGCATGTCTCAATCTGCCATCGTTGTTTGTAAGTGGCAACGGCCTCTTCGGGGCGGTTATAACAAATCAGAATTTGCAGTTCAGGCACGCCATCGGAGTTTTTCAGCAAGGCTCCGGAAATATAGACATATTCCCCTTTGAGGAGAAACAGCTTGTCGTAGACACGTTCCTGGCCGAGCTTAAGACCGTGAAACAGATGCCACGCCCTGACATCCTGGCAGGATTTGGGATTGCGCAACCAAAAATTCTGTTTAATCCGCAGATAGTATCGGATGCGTCTGTTGTTGAGATATTCGACCCATTCCTTGCCGACAAACTCGCGGTCGGCAACAAGAGAGTCGATACACTCGGCTCCGAACAATCGTATAAATCTATCAATCAGCCACGTCCGTTCTTTCCAATTGGAATTGCCGCGTTTGTCGAGCATGGTAAAGAGCAGAGGAAAGGCAACACCCTTGTAAGTGACACCAAGCATAAGGATATTGATGTTGACCTCACCGAATTTCCAGTTGGTGCGGTCAAGGCTCAGGACCAGTCCTGTCTTGACGGGCAGAAGAGCAAATATCACTTTGGCGATAAGGTCAAGGTTGAGGGCATATCCGGCAAGGAACCTTTGCAGACGGCGCAGGTTGGAATCACGCTCCACACACGTAGGCATTGCAGATGCTATCTTGTGGAGACTGACTGTCTGCACAACGCAAAGTGCCTGAAGAACAAACGCAAGCAATTTTATGCGGGCAAGATTCATTACCGAGCCAAGATGCTCTTGCATAATCGGGACAATTTGATTAACTTTGCCATTGTCCCTGAGAGTTGTCGTAACTTTCATGGAAAAAGCGGTCAAACTTTTCTTTAAAGTTACTAATTTTCAGGGACTTTTACAAGTAATAACTAATTAAAAATCAATCATATAACTGACAAAAATTAATTTTTGTCATCTACTAAAAAATTTCTTTATCAAATTCTTAAAGTGATTCTCAATTTCTTCGTAGGTCTCGTGTTGAGTTACTCTATTATATAGTCTAATTGTTCTTTTAAGAAACGGTTGCTGAGTTTTTTCCGTTGCGTCAGAAAGAATACTAAGGGTTTCCAGACGTATTAAATCATCTAATGAAATAGGCAGCTTATCTTTTGTTCCCGACATAGAAGACAAATTGAAAATAGTCTTTGATGGTGTTATAACGTCATTGGATGAATATTCACCATTGAAGTCAAATAGAACAAATCTCGCTGTTTCTTTGAATTTTTTATACTGACCCATTTTTGCAAACAGCTCTTGATAAAGCTTTGCAAGTGTATGACTTTTCCCACTACCTGTGTTTCCAAAAATTCCAACATGTGATGCAAAGAGTTTATCGATACTTATCTCTACAGGTATATTTTCATCACTTATGATATGGCCTAGATTTATGGCAATCTCATCGGGAGCAGCAAATCTATGTATTAACGCAAATTCCTCATTGTCCAATAAATAGCAAATGTCACCAATCAGTGGGATTTCTTTAATACCTTTATGATACATAGATCCATCAAAATACCCAATGATTTTTACGATTAGGAAGCGGAATAATCGATCCTCTTGACTATGATAATCCTCATTAATGTGATTCTCCTTAAGAAGCTCTCCCTCTACTTTTGCAACGAGGCGATTAAATCCCTTCTTGATTTTGAGATAACTGCCGACAGATACATTCTTCACCAACTGGCCTTGATAAAGAATATGTGATAAGTTTTTATTCTTATCTACTTTGATGGTTATTTCGCGACCATTTACAGCATAAATCTCTCCAATTCTAAAAATTGAATCTTTGAGGCAATTTTGTTTTGACATAATTATTCTACGATAGCCCGAAGTTTATTGAACACAACGTTATTCAGCACTTTTAAGGAGAATGGTTGAAATGTTACCAGTTGCTTGCTTTTCGTCTTGCCATCTTCATCCATTTTAATCTTCTGTATCGTTCTAAAACACTGCTTATCTAGTATCTCCCGCGTCTTTTCATCTTGTGCTTCATAGTATAGCTGTGGAGACATAATCTGAATGTTATGGTTTATTGCACTTCCAGCTAAGCTTAGATTATTTTCAATCTCCATCACCTTTTCGTCTGTATATGCAAATACTATTATTTGAAGTGTTGGATTTGTATTTGCAGCTCGCATAGTTATCTTTGCGATGTGTTCGTCGGCGAATGAAAAACCGGAAACAAATAAGATTGCGTTAGTTTGTTCCAAGGCGTTTGAAAAACGTCTCATCAATTCATAAAAGTGGGAATCAATAACGCTCTCTTTGAATTTTGTTTTACGGGGATGTATCATAACGAGTTCTTTATATGTATCCATGAACTCAGTGATTTCCTTTGGCAAAACATAGTCATCCCCCTGTGCTATGTTTTCTGCCTTCTCCTTTAGTGAATCAATTGTTTCCAATGGAGCAATTTTAGAAATCAAATGTCCCTCTGGCACCTTTTTTAGACAATCCTGAATTTTACGGATGAGATCAAGTGGCCTATCATAGGTTAGATAACCAGATTCTATAGTAGATTCTATCCAATTTATGGAACCATGGATCTTAATATAGTTGAATATAGGTATCTGTGCAAGATTTTGATATATTGGGCTAATCTTAGTCAAGACATTATTAAAGCTATCCTCTCTAAATATAGGATGTAAATGCCCATGGAAACCATCGTTGAACTCCAATTTTAATTTTTCAGCAGCGGTCTCAACAAGATTGTCGATGTTGGTTGTAAAGATATTAACTGTCTTATCTAACAAAGAAGTTGAACGATGTGACATTATTGCATTCCATATTCTCAAAAATTCAGAATAGTTTGAAATAACAATGTCATATTTCTCTTTCAGTTCACCAGTAATATGTTCAGTAATACAAGGATACATAACAGAACTAAAATACTCTGCAAATAAAGATGCCTCAACAATCTGTTTAAGCTTGTTATCTTTTATTTGTTGTGCGTTGGTCAACAATCGTTCTATTGAGTTTAGTGTGGATAAGAATGGACATGACAATCCTGACCCAAATAAAAAATTTATATGGGATGATTGTACTACGTTCCGTAACTGTCCAAGTTGACATATATTCATAACTGTGCGTTTTTTCTAATAATCTCAATTTTCGATGTAGTCCAGGTCTTCTGGTTCTTCGTCGCCATACACGAACTCTGGTTCTTCTGCAAGATTGGAACCTGCGTCACCAATGGAATAGGCGTTGGTCCTGACCATGACATTCTGGAGTTGGGCGTAGCTCCAAATTTGATTTGCCATGCGGGGAACGATGCCTTCGGTGCAACGGCGTTCGAGTGGATGATATGCACCAATCTTTATACGGAGAGTGGGGTAATTCGGGATATATTGACCGTCCTTCGTCACCTTCGTACGTGAGCCGAACGAGATGCGCTCAATGTCATAGTAACCGTCGATGGTGTTGTCGATGAGAGGCAACAGATACTTAGCTTCAGATATATCACCTCCGGGCATATTGAGCATAACATAAGTCGCGCCCTCTGCCTCGTGGTTGTAGAAGAGTTGATAGAGCTTCGCAATATTATTACGTCCGTATTCACCTATTTCTTCCTTACGCACAAGGCAAGTTAGGAACTTGCCCATGCCACCGGGACTCTCAATGTCGCCTTTGCGAGAGCGTTCTACACTGAGACTGTCCGAAGGATCCTCGCCGAGTTTCACAGGAACTACATAGAAGTTCTCGCCGAGCGAGGTCAGCAAGCGGTCGTTGTCAGCCGGGAACTCCCTATCGAGCGCGAGCGAGAAAAGCTGTTGGTTCTCGTAAGGTCGGAAAGTCTTGCCGAGGGTTTCCTGAAAGTGCGCTTTGAAGTAGGACGAGGCATCGACATCGGGGTGAGCTGCCAGAGCGTAAAATTCGAATTTCTCTTTGAGCATATCCTGTACGGCACGACGAAATTTGTCGCGAACGCTGTGCCGCCACGCGGCTTTTGTCCCAGCATTGTTGCGAGCGTAAAGCGCAAGCACAAAGAGAAAATTCACATCGTAATGCGAGAGCAACAGCGTGTCGCGGTCGTAAAGTCGGTTCTTGAACTGACGGCTGACCGGCGGCTGATTGGGATGCGGCTCGGTATAATCTTCATACGACAGGGTTTTCTTGTCGATGGAGGCTGAGATGAAGAAGTTAGGGATAACATTGTAGCCCTCGGTAACTTCATCGAATAGTTGTATGCGCTCGAATGGGTCGGCCATGTTCGGCTTGTGTGGCTTGCCATTGAGCCATATATCAAGATTCCATTGGATTACATTACGCGCATAGGTGCGCTGTTTGTAGATGGATTCCTTACCGAGCGAATTGCCGATTTTATAATACTTGGAATCGCCGATGTAGTAAATATCATCGTCGGCTTTATCGTCAATGAGCAGACCGTCGTAGGTATAGAAGTGGTCAACGAGCTTACCATCATCCTGTTCTTTCAGGCCACGCGGTATGTCGGTGTCACCGATAAGTTCGTCAATCATCGCCTCGAAGACTATGTGGAATGATTTCACTAGCAAGTATTCGCTTTGCGAGGTATTGACGCGGATTTTGTATGTCTTATCGAAGAAAGCATAACACAAATCCCAAAGTTTGACGGCGGTGTCAGAGAAGTATTTATACTTTATCTGACGCAGGCGTGTACGCCCGAAGCCGTCAAGGTATCGCTTGAACTTGGCACCGGTGATGAGCTTGAAACCGAAGTTTATGTTTGAGCGGAAGCCGTATGTGTCCGATATGTATTGCAGAATTGAGAAGAAGATTACAATGAGTTCTTCATCGAAATTCACCTGACGCTTTTTGTTGACCGGGTTAAGGTAGGTCGGGCTGCTGTCCTGAACAATGGCCGTAGTCCGGGCAATGGTCTTGCCCCAGTTTATCTTGTTGAAGCCGGAGTGCAGGTTCTTCAGTATGAAAGTGAAGAACTGCTGATTTTCCTTATTGAAGCGTATTAGCGAAAGGATAACATCAAGGAGCGTGTTGCTCTTTTTCTTGTGCGAGCCTTTCCCCTCGTCTTGAATCTGGCGGTGGAGAACGATTTCGTTCTTCTCGTGCGAGTCGTTGTAGACTACTATTGCGCGGTGAATCCACACGGCAAATTCGTAGATGAACTTGCGGTGCTTCTCGTCCATTTTCGCATCGTCGAGGTGGATAAGGTCTTTCGGCTCGTATTCGCCAAAGACCAATCCCTGCTCGTCGATAAGCACTTTCGGGAGAATGAAAACTACGTCGCGAACTTCGGGGTGCGGATTGTAATAATACCCAACGTAGCTGACCGACACTTTCTGCTCAACGTCTTGCAGGGTAAAAAGCCCGTCAAGCACGTTTTCAACGTCGGCTACGTTATATTGGTATTCTTCAATCAGTAGTTTCATTCAGACACTTTTTCGATGTGGATGCCAAGGTCAGAGCTATTTACAAGGTTCATAAACTCCCTGATGCGGTTCGCATTCCATTGATTTGTGATATAAACCTTTTCGCCATCTCCGGTTGTGACGGACCAATAGCGGTCGCGCTGATTTGGTAAATCAGCGATTCGAGCTTCATATTCTGATGTAGAAAGAATGAAGTAAGGAAGCTGCGGGTTTACAGCATTCCATTTCTCGATTACTTGTGTGGCGGTAAGCGAAGGATTTGCTTCGACGTATTTTCGGAGAGAGCGAAGTACTGTCTGACGCTTGTTATTCTTACCCTCGCCATTTATGGAGTAACGAGATAAATCACGTTGGCTTTGACTATTTTCCGAGGCTTCGCCATCTAAAGGTTCTTCGTCTTCGATTGAGTTAATGTCAATCTCGACGATATTGAGGTTTAAGTTGGCAATGAAGTTGCCAAGAGCTTCTGAGTCCTCGAAGAAGTCGGTGAAGCGGAACGAGCGGTTGGCTTTCTTGTTTTTGAAAAGTTCACTCGATACGTCGAAGTCTTTGAATACGTCAGTCCAGAGATAGAACAGCACCTTGTTCAAGAAAACATCCTCGGAGATAATGCCGGTGGCATTATCGGCCTTGGCAAAGAAATAGCCCATCTGCTTGTCCGAAGATTCGGTAAGCGTATAGATTTCGGGGTTGATTTTGCCAAGGAATTGCCCCCAAGAATAGAGGTTGTCACCGATTTGGAATTTCCAATCAATCGGCTGCTGAGTTTTCTTGTCAAGGGGATTGTACTTGATAGGCATATACTTCCAGTTCCAACGACGCTTGAAAGCGGAGTCAATGGGGAAAAGCGACTGGTCGCTTGTGTTCATCGTAGCCCAAATGTAGAGATTGGGCGGCAGAAGCAAGAGTTTACCGTCAAGTATATCCTGGCCGAGCGAAACGGTCTTGCCGCTGTCTTTCGACAGTACGAAGGTGCGGATAGCTTCTTTCTGCTCGTCTGACAGTCCGGCGAATCCTTTGGAATCGGAACTGAGGAATTGGGCAATATCCTCGTCGGCATGGATGGCGTATGAAGAGCTACCCGCGTTGTTGCGGTCGAGCAACTGGAACAGGTCACCGAATATCTGGGCGCAGTTGCCACGGTTGATTTCCTCGATAACGAGAAAATACGGCTCGTCGAGATTGCTCCATGCCGCAACGTATGCTTTCAGAAATGCCTGCGGCACGTATTTGTAGACAATCTTCTTTTCGGTGCCGGGATGTTGCTTTGTTTTTGTAAGGTATTCACCGAAAGTTCCTTCCTTTGTCTGATATGTAGCCGACATAGGGACATCCTCCATCGTTGGCTTATATGCCCCGACAAATGAAGCATAGTCACTGTCCGGATGGAATGTTGTGCGTATCGCGCCAAACGTGTCAGTAGCTTGGTCGATGGAATAAGACTTGCCCGTACCCGGCGCGCCATAGTAAATCACCTGCAACGGCTCGTCAAGGGGGTTGCTGTGTTGATTATCGTTTCTTATTTCAAAATTATTAAAAAACGAATCTCTGTCGTTTCTGTTTGGCATATCGCTCATATAGTCCATGCAATTATCGGTGAGGGATACTATTTGATTTTCTATTTTTAGGATATGTGAGAAGTTGTTGATGGCATTTGTTACAATGTCAAGATTACCCATTTGATCATCGTAAATGTTTTCCAAGGCCTCTTTAATGGGGCTTGGGCCATTCTTCTCTACATAATGAAGTAACTCGCTGACTAAATACTTGGGGGTATCACTCGCTTTCAAACTTTTTGTAAAAGGATTTGGGGCATAGTACCACCTTATCCAGTGCGATAAATAGGTGCTTGCCTCAGCTTCGCTCAGGTCGTGAGTAAAACGAGGCGTGTACGTATTGTTCTCTTCACAATACAAACCAAGTTGGCAAGCTAACTGGTAAGCAGTTCTGAAATAATCGGGGAAAAGCGTTTGCTTATCCATGATGTCTCTGAACCGCTCTGAACTCATCCGTTCTTTTGGAAGAACAGAGACGAATTGGCATACTGTCTTGGCGGTAGCATTTCGCCACCTGCATATAATGTCAGCCATCGTATCCGTATTTAGTGATATCCAGTTGCCGTAAAATAGCTATCAGGACATCGACAACAATACTGTTACCTGATTGCTTATAAGTCTCCGTATCTGAGACAACTATCTTGAAACTGTCATCAAATCCCATTAATCGCAGGCATTCACGTGGAGTAAATTTTCTAAACCAACCTTTTGCCACGGGGAAATCCGGACTAAGCTGCTCCTTAATCATAATCTGGTAATTATCCTCGCAAGGCTGAATTATGTACTCTGATATATTATCCGTTATAAAATATTTCTCTTCTCCATTTTTAAGTTCATGAAGCATGGACGAAAAGTCCGGACTCTGATGGATGGAGGATACATAGGGATGAAAAACGAAATCTCCATGCCAATTGAACTGCTGATTTCGCTTTTGGCACAGCATTATCCTACCGTTAATCTGAGTATAACTTTTCTTATGATTGATGGTTTGGGTGATAAACTTAAATCCCTTATCTTTGAGAAAATATTTGTTGTGAATCTTCGTTTCCAACAAGTCAATAACTGAGCGCTCCAAATTGATAGGATGAGGAAATTTAAATTCTGTATCTTTTTGGAACCCGATACAGTATATCCTGTCCCTGCTCTGAGGTATGCCATAGTTCTTGCTATTCAGAACTTGATAATGCACATCGTAGCCACAGTCCTCAACAAAAGTTCTATGAATTGTCTGCCATGTTCGACCTTTGTCGTGAGAGAGCATACCCTTGACATTCTCAAATATAAAGACTTTGGGGTGGCACTCCATAACAATGCGAGCAAACTCTCTAAACAAAGTACCTCTCGTATCATCAAATCCACCATGTTTTCCTCTTTGAGAAAAAGCCTGACAAGGAGCACCTCCTACAAACAAGTCGACTTGACCGTCGTAAGGCGTTGCATCTAGCTTATGGATATCCTTATGCCATCGATCTTCCGAAATATCATAGTTGGCGAAATAAGCCTTTTTACAATTTTCGTCAATATCCCCAGCAAAAACAATTTCCGCTGAAAGTCCTAATCTTTTGAACGCATGTTCTATCGCGCCAATGCCACTAAAGGTTGTCCCAAGCCGGATCTTCCTCTTTGGAAAAGCAAACGAAAAGGTTCTCCAATCATGATCTTTTGAATCAATATTGGCCGTTGTATTCTGTATGTCGTCATTTGCCTTTTTCATTCGCTTATGCCATATTTTGTTATATCCAATTGCTTTAATAAAGCAATAAGGACATCTACTACAATACTGTTCCCCGCTTGCTGATATGCGGATGTATTCGCGACTACAATTTTAAAGTCGTCACGAAATCCCATTAATCTAAAACATTCCCTCGGTGTCAACTTTCGCAATCCATTGATACCTTTGGATTTATTGTATGAAACGTAGTTGTCAACTCCTGCTCTATGCATTTTGTGCATCGATTGCAGTAATGGCCTTGCTACATCCAAGTCCGTCTTCGTAGAAGTCTTGAATGTCTTCGTTCCACCTGCCAATACATACTTGGCAACCTTTTCGGATAGATAGTATTTATCCTCTACATCCGATAATTGGAAAACAAATTCATTGAA is part of the Duncaniella dubosii genome and encodes:
- a CDS encoding toll/interleukin-1 receptor domain-containing protein produces the protein MLDVFKTYYRTVHNFLKYQNQKAFELFIEENLYEIFDNHDNWNGGIDYFTIELKVSVEQYLQIKGDDENIIIEDITDAFNNALKSNESLVINKIIIVPYDDATVYTPTTEPIWGLDYFRLFISHISENKVSAKNLKVCLEKWGIHGFVAHEDIEPSKEWSSILTDALFSMNALCAILVKRFRYSSWCDQEVGIALGQNKLCIPIKKDIIPYGFLGRYQMIKADGLDASHVAQKVAECVFKDERTHGIYCNSLAKLLINSKTSEKALQWIDVINSFPTIERVYAELIYKEYSHNPILLQPDVLQGINSLLKRYNMSTSLFIFGDHETSAEDLPF
- a CDS encoding ATP-binding protein, whose protein sequence is MTEDWADKSVFDGIDLYNTGSIHIIGTKIFLDSDNYDENINRLVLSSMLEEYKIPNNPLERFVAFLYLRLIMDVVENRANNEHIAPVVRRLESFIADMPNVFDVSNDTDIFKGNNISIINLNDLKIELKKLIPLMISMSLYRKHKVKTKGSLRFLNIIIDEAHNILSTQSKRETESWKDYRLETYEEIIKEGRKFGVFLTISSQRPSDISPTIVSQLHNYLIHRLVNNRDVEMIEKAVAYLDKISIESLPILPVGACILSGQIADLPIVMQVSQLPLSVQPRAKLSNCLKIGSTMNVMMNMKMTIT
- a CDS encoding IS4 family transposase; this encodes MKVTTTLRDNGKVNQIVPIMQEHLGSVMNLARIKLLAFVLQALCVVQTVSLHKIASAMPTCVERDSNLRRLQRFLAGYALNLDLIAKVIFALLPVKTGLVLSLDRTNWKFGEVNINILMLGVTYKGVAFPLLFTMLDKRGNSNWKERTWLIDRFIRLFGAECIDSLVADREFVGKEWVEYLNNRRIRYYLRIKQNFWLRNPKSCQDVRAWHLFHGLKLGQERVYDKLFLLKGEYVYISGALLKNSDGVPELQILICYNRPEEAVATYKQRWQIETCFRAMKSSGFNIEDTHLRDINRIARLTAMVCMALVWAYLVGEHKDINIKPIRILKHGRKAKSLVKYGLEEIATILLRPAYTTKFDVFKFLSCT
- a CDS encoding helicase HerA domain-containing protein; protein product: MSKQNCLKDSIFRIGEIYAVNGREITIKVDKNKNLSHILYQGQLVKNVSVGSYLKIKKGFNRLVAKVEGELLKENHINEDYHSQEDRLFRFLIVKIIGYFDGSMYHKGIKEIPLIGDICYLLDNEEFALIHRFAAPDEIAINLGHIISDENIPVEISIDKLFASHVGIFGNTGSGKSHTLAKLYQELFAKMGQYKKFKETARFVLFDFNGEYSSNDVITPSKTIFNLSSMSGTKDKLPISLDDLIRLETLSILSDATEKTQQPFLKRTIRLYNRVTQHETYEEIENHFKNLIKKFFSR
- a CDS encoding SIR2 family protein, which translates into the protein MLTNAQQIKDNKLKQIVEASLFAEYFSSVMYPCITEHITGELKEKYDIVISNYSEFLRIWNAIMSHRSTSLLDKTVNIFTTNIDNLVETAAEKLKLEFNDGFHGHLHPIFREDSFNNVLTKISPIYQNLAQIPIFNYIKIHGSINWIESTIESGYLTYDRPLDLIRKIQDCLKKVPEGHLISKIAPLETIDSLKEKAENIAQGDDYVLPKEITEFMDTYKELVMIHPRKTKFKESVIDSHFYELMRRFSNALEQTNAILFVSGFSFADEHIAKITMRAANTNPTLQIIVFAYTDEKVMEIENNLSLAGSAINHNIQIMSPQLYYEAQDEKTREILDKQCFRTIQKIKMDEDGKTKSKQLVTFQPFSLKVLNNVVFNKLRAIVE
- a CDS encoding LlaJI family restriction endonuclease, which translates into the protein MKLLIEEYQYNVADVENVLDGLFTLQDVEQKVSVSYVGYYYNPHPEVRDVVFILPKVLIDEQGLVFGEYEPKDLIHLDDAKMDEKHRKFIYEFAVWIHRAIVVYNDSHEKNEIVLHRQIQDEGKGSHKKKSNTLLDVILSLIRFNKENQQFFTFILKNLHSGFNKINWGKTIARTTAIVQDSSPTYLNPVNKKRQVNFDEELIVIFFSILQYISDTYGFRSNINFGFKLITGAKFKRYLDGFGRTRLRQIKYKYFSDTAVKLWDLCYAFFDKTYKIRVNTSQSEYLLVKSFHIVFEAMIDELIGDTDIPRGLKEQDDGKLVDHFYTYDGLLIDDKADDDIYYIGDSKYYKIGNSLGKESIYKQRTYARNVIQWNLDIWLNGKPHKPNMADPFERIQLFDEVTEGYNVIPNFFISASIDKKTLSYEDYTEPHPNQPPVSRQFKNRLYDRDTLLLSHYDVNFLFVLALYARNNAGTKAAWRHSVRDKFRRAVQDMLKEKFEFYALAAHPDVDASSYFKAHFQETLGKTFRPYENQQLFSLALDREFPADNDRLLTSLGENFYVVPVKLGEDPSDSLSVERSRKGDIESPGGMGKFLTCLVRKEEIGEYGRNNIAKLYQLFYNHEAEGATYVMLNMPGGDISEAKYLLPLIDNTIDGYYDIERISFGSRTKVTKDGQYIPNYPTLRIKIGAYHPLERRCTEGIVPRMANQIWSYAQLQNVMVRTNAYSIGDAGSNLAEEPEFVYGDEEPEDLDYIEN
- a CDS encoding AAA family ATPase, which translates into the protein MGNLDIVTNAINNFSHILKIENQIVSLTDNCMDYMSDMPNRNDRDSFFNNFEIRNDNQHSNPLDEPLQVIYYGAPGTGKSYSIDQATDTFGAIRTTFHPDSDYASFVGAYKPTMEDVPMSATYQTKEGTFGEYLTKTKQHPGTEKKIVYKYVPQAFLKAYVAAWSNLDEPYFLVIEEINRGNCAQIFGDLFQLLDRNNAGSSSYAIHADEDIAQFLSSDSKGFAGLSDEQKEAIRTFVLSKDSGKTVSLGQDILDGKLLLLPPNLYIWATMNTSDQSLFPIDSAFKRRWNWKYMPIKYNPLDKKTQQPIDWKFQIGDNLYSWGQFLGKINPEIYTLTESSDKQMGYFFAKADNATGIISEDVFLNKVLFYLWTDVFKDFDVSSELFKNKKANRSFRFTDFFEDSEALGNFIANLNLNIVEIDINSIEDEEPLDGEASENSQSQRDLSRYSINGEGKNNKRQTVLRSLRKYVEANPSLTATQVIEKWNAVNPQLPYFILSTSEYEARIADLPNQRDRYWSVTTGDGEKVYITNQWNANRIREFMNLVNSSDLGIHIEKVSE
- a CDS encoding DNA cytosine methyltransferase, with translation MKKANDDIQNTTANIDSKDHDWRTFSFAFPKRKIRLGTTFSGIGAIEHAFKRLGLSAEIVFAGDIDENCKKAYFANYDISEDRWHKDIHKLDATPYDGQVDLFVGGAPCQAFSQRGKHGGFDDTRGTLFREFARIVMECHPKVFIFENVKGMLSHDKGRTWQTIHRTFVEDCGYDVHYQVLNSKNYGIPQSRDRIYCIGFQKDTEFKFPHPINLERSVIDLLETKIHNKYFLKDKGFKFITQTINHKKSYTQINGRIMLCQKRNQQFNWHGDFVFHPYVSSIHQSPDFSSMLHELKNGEEKYFITDNISEYIIQPCEDNYQIMIKEQLSPDFPVAKGWFRKFTPRECLRLMGFDDSFKIVVSDTETYKQSGNSIVVDVLIAILRQLDITKYGYDG